CCGTGCTGAGATCCCTTATTTGGGGAATTTCTCGTATTTTTGTCATGACTGCGCGGGATAATGAAGAATTCTATTTATTCTCTAAAATTGAACTAATGAATCGCTTAAAGTCTTTGTCAATGCTCGCTGGCTGCATCCTGTTCGCAGGCAGTGTCGGTGCGCAAAGTCAAAAGGCGCTGACGATTAATGAACTGATTGGCATTGCGCTGGAGTCGAGCCCTCAAGTTCTAGCGGCTCGCGATCAATCAAGAGCGGTTAAAGGGCAGCTATCTTCCGCTCGCGCCATTCCCAATCCTGAGTTTGAGCTCAATACTGGGCAACAAAAATCTGCGTCCGGTCCATTGACTACTGGTAATGTTTCTTCATGGTCTGTAACGCAGCCCCTGGATATGCCTTACACCCGCTATCCCAGAGTGAATGCAGCAGAGGCAAATGTGCGTGCCGCAGAGGCTACCCGTATTGCCTTTGAGATTGAAATGATTTCTAGAGTACAGCAACGCTTTTATGAATTGATGCGTCGTGAGGCGGAATTAAAAGCTGCAGAAGAGGATTTAGGTTTAACGAAGCAAATTCGCGATCGCATGCAAATTCGTTATGACGTTGGCGAGACCGCTCGATTTGAATTGATTCGTGCGCAAACGGAGTTTCTCAATGCGCAAATTAACGCTGAATCCAGCAAGCTCAGAGTTGAGCAGGCTAAGGGTCAGCTGAGGCAAGTAGTAGGGCACAAGCTGCCTACTGACTATGAGGTAGTTGCGCAGCCTGTCAAGATCGAGCCCTTGCCTTCTTTGCCCATCTTGCTGAGTGAGCTGCATGCCCAAAGTCCAGAGTTACAGAGGGCAAAAGCTGAGGTTGAAGCAACTGAATCTAAGCTCAGCTTTG
The window above is part of the beta proteobacterium CB genome. Proteins encoded here:
- a CDS encoding Outer membrane efflux protein; translation: MNLQPQALIYPLKTVLRSLIWGISRIFVMTARDNEEFYLFSKIELMNRLKSLSMLAGCILFAGSVGAQSQKALTINELIGIALESSPQVLAARDQSRAVKGQLSSARAIPNPEFELNTGQQKSASGPLTTGNVSSWSVTQPLDMPYTRYPRVNAAEANVRAAEATRIAFEIEMISRVQQRFYELMRREAELKAAEEDLGLTKQIRDRMQIRYDVGETARFELIRAQTEFLNAQINAESSKLRVEQAKGQLRQVVGHKLPTDYEVVAQPVKIEPLPSLPILLSELHAQSPELQRAKAEVEATESKLSFEQNSRLPRLSIKAQQYNDPNFTDRLYGLVVSIPIWDFKGGQIAEAEANASKAKNQLNAQSQNLEQQLETAYKLYQMTSYQVKVLDQEVVQLASSARRIAEVSYRYGERGMLEYLDAQRTFRVARNDLIKARFDLASVVTEIQRLRATPEWIAKIESGKQ